The Kitasatospora paranensis genome has a window encoding:
- a CDS encoding ABC transporter permease, whose translation MSAAGGAPVAARRFPWRALRALVGSEARLFLREPAAWFFTVVFPSLLVAILGSVPGFRTPVPELGGLSTVAAYAPITVVFGLTMLAMNGVAPVFTGYRERGVLRRLSASPVPAGLVLGALTLVYLVVAVVSLVLVVVVGRAGFGVALPRQPLALVVVFLLGAASLFACGLLVAALAPTAKVGNAVGTALFFPLMFFSGLWVPRALMPGVLRRIGDFLPSGAATQAVQDAWQGRWPQSGDVATMVLFAVVVGVVAAKSFRWE comes from the coding sequence GTGAGTGCGGCGGGCGGGGCGCCGGTGGCGGCGCGGAGGTTCCCCTGGCGGGCGCTGCGGGCGCTGGTGGGGTCGGAGGCGCGGTTGTTCCTGCGGGAGCCGGCGGCGTGGTTCTTCACGGTGGTGTTCCCGTCGCTGCTGGTGGCGATCCTGGGGAGTGTGCCGGGGTTCCGTACGCCGGTGCCGGAGTTGGGCGGCCTGAGCACGGTGGCGGCGTATGCGCCGATCACGGTGGTGTTCGGTCTGACGATGCTGGCGATGAACGGGGTGGCGCCGGTGTTCACCGGGTACCGGGAGCGCGGGGTGCTGCGGCGGTTGTCGGCGAGTCCGGTGCCGGCGGGGCTGGTGCTGGGGGCGTTGACGCTGGTGTACCTGGTGGTGGCGGTGGTGTCGCTGGTGCTGGTGGTGGTGGTCGGCCGGGCGGGGTTCGGGGTGGCGTTGCCGCGGCAGCCGCTGGCCCTGGTGGTGGTGTTCCTGCTGGGTGCGGCGTCGTTGTTCGCGTGCGGGCTGCTGGTGGCGGCGCTGGCGCCGACGGCGAAGGTGGGCAATGCGGTGGGGACGGCGCTGTTCTTCCCGTTGATGTTCTTCTCGGGGCTGTGGGTGCCGCGGGCGCTGATGCCGGGGGTGCTGCGCCGGATCGGGGACTTCCTGCCGAGCGGGGCGGCGACGCAGGCGGTGCAGGATGCCTGGCAGGGGCGCTGGCCGCAGTCGGGTGACGTGGCGACAATGGTGCTGTTCGCGGTCGTGGTGGGCGTGGTGGCGGCGAAGTCGTTCCGGTGGGAGTAG
- a CDS encoding sensor histidine kinase has translation MREALNRVAFGPRAAGPVAVAHFAGLLVLIAVLNLGNPVYGFLGLGGYLHTLLYLPRRAQAVGVALTACPVALSQVGGRIPDGRDAWFGYLAVLFFNLLVAGMLVAFGRVVEAQARHHRQAARELAQANARLAGTLAENAGLHAQLVQQAREAGATDERQRMAREIHDTVAQGLAGIVTQLQAAQHTAQPAARGRHLENAAALARESLVEARRAVAALGPRQLLDAELPAALEELVAGWGRLHGVAAELAVTGGPCPLHPEVEVALLRAAQESLANVAKHAAASRVRLTLSYMAGLVTLDVRDDGRGFDPAGVAGSADGRGGYGLAVMRERVQALAGRLEIESEPGGGTAVSAALPALAREERHG, from the coding sequence GTGCGGGAGGCGCTGAACCGGGTGGCGTTCGGGCCGCGGGCGGCGGGCCCGGTGGCGGTGGCGCACTTCGCGGGGCTGCTGGTGCTGATCGCCGTTCTGAACCTGGGCAATCCGGTGTACGGCTTCCTCGGGCTGGGCGGCTATCTGCACACGCTGCTGTACCTGCCGCGGCGGGCGCAGGCGGTGGGGGTGGCGCTGACGGCCTGCCCGGTGGCGCTGTCGCAGGTGGGCGGGCGGATTCCGGACGGCCGGGACGCCTGGTTCGGCTATCTGGCGGTGCTGTTCTTCAACCTGCTGGTGGCGGGGATGCTGGTGGCGTTCGGCCGGGTGGTGGAGGCGCAGGCGCGGCACCACCGGCAGGCGGCGCGGGAGCTCGCGCAGGCCAATGCCCGGCTGGCGGGGACGCTGGCGGAGAACGCGGGGCTGCACGCGCAGCTGGTGCAGCAGGCCCGGGAGGCGGGTGCGACGGACGAGCGGCAGCGGATGGCGCGGGAGATCCACGACACGGTGGCGCAGGGGCTGGCGGGCATCGTCACGCAGTTGCAGGCGGCGCAGCACACGGCGCAGCCGGCGGCGCGGGGCCGGCATCTGGAGAACGCGGCGGCGCTGGCCCGGGAGAGTCTGGTGGAGGCCCGGCGGGCGGTGGCGGCGCTCGGGCCGCGGCAGTTGCTGGATGCGGAGCTGCCGGCCGCGCTGGAGGAGCTGGTGGCGGGCTGGGGCCGGTTGCACGGGGTGGCGGCGGAGCTGGCGGTGACGGGCGGGCCGTGTCCGCTGCATCCGGAGGTGGAGGTGGCGCTGCTGCGGGCGGCGCAGGAGTCGTTGGCGAACGTGGCGAAGCACGCGGCGGCGTCGCGGGTGCGGCTGACGCTGTCGTACATGGCGGGGCTGGTGACGTTGGACGTGCGGGACGACGGGCGGGGGTTCGATCCGGCCGGGGTGGCGGGGTCGGCGGACGGGCGGGGCGGGTACGGGCTGGCGGTGATGCGTGAGCGGGTGCAGGCGTTGGCGGGGCGGTTGGAGATCGAGTCGGAGCCGGGTGGCGGGACGGCCGTGAGTGCGGCGCTGCCGGCGCTGGCGCGGGAGGAGCGGCATGGCTGA
- a CDS encoding response regulator — translation MAEDGSGVVRLLIVDDHPVVRDGLRGMFAAEPGFAVVGEAGDGAQALVLEAALAPDVVLMDLRMPRMDGVAAIRALAERGSAARVLVLTTYDTDSDVLPAIRAGATGFLLKDSAREELFRAVRAAAEGRSVLSPSVATRLMSQVRTPQEEPVSPRELEVLALVAEGCTNREAAVRLFISEATVKTHLLHLYAKLEVKDRAAAVAVGYRRGLLGPVG, via the coding sequence ATGGCTGAGGACGGGTCGGGCGTGGTGCGGCTGCTGATCGTGGACGACCATCCGGTGGTCCGGGACGGGCTGCGTGGGATGTTCGCGGCGGAGCCGGGGTTCGCGGTGGTCGGGGAGGCCGGTGACGGTGCGCAGGCGCTGGTGCTGGAGGCGGCGCTCGCCCCGGACGTGGTGCTGATGGATCTGCGGATGCCGCGGATGGACGGGGTGGCGGCGATCCGGGCGCTGGCGGAGCGCGGGTCCGCCGCGCGGGTGCTGGTGTTGACGACGTACGACACGGACAGTGACGTGCTGCCGGCGATCCGGGCGGGGGCGACGGGCTTCCTGTTGAAGGACAGTGCGCGCGAGGAGCTCTTCCGGGCGGTGCGGGCGGCGGCGGAGGGCCGGTCGGTGCTGTCGCCGTCGGTGGCGACGCGGTTGATGAGCCAGGTCCGGACGCCGCAGGAGGAGCCGGTGAGTCCGCGGGAGCTGGAGGTGCTGGCGCTGGTCGCGGAGGGCTGCACCAACCGGGAGGCGGCGGTGCGGCTGTTCATCAGCGAGGCGACCGTGAAGACGCACCTGCTGCACCTGTACGCCAAGCTGGAGGTGAAGGACCGGGCGGCCGCGGTGGCGGTCGGGTACCGGCGGGGGCTGCTCGGTCCGGTCGGCTGA
- a CDS encoding DUF6296 family protein encodes MPEYELVFTHPGESDEDVVAVHATGTLGPGGHPVYTDDSGIVRAEISDRDEVRMLATGGQQDLSAPAAVRRRPRSHHG; translated from the coding sequence GTGCCCGAGTACGAACTGGTCTTCACCCACCCCGGGGAGTCCGACGAGGACGTCGTCGCCGTCCACGCCACCGGCACCCTCGGCCCCGGCGGCCACCCCGTCTACACCGACGACAGCGGCATCGTGCGCGCCGAGATCAGCGACCGCGACGAAGTCCGGATGCTCGCCACCGGCGGCCAGCAGGACCTCTCCGCCCCCGCCGCCGTCCGCCGCCGCCCGCGCAGCCACCACGGCTGA
- a CDS encoding GNAT family N-acetyltransferase — MWETERLTIRPWRAEDRDRAFDLYARWEVARWLGAAPRVLESPQEAAAMIERFRGRSADPRYGVWAVERRDTGVVAGSVLLVPMPDGDGEVEVGWHFHPDSWGHGFATEAARAVVAKGFADGLAEILAVVRPGNEPSMAVCRRLGMAPLGRTDRWYGTELEAFRLGRPQE; from the coding sequence GTGTGGGAGACCGAGCGGCTGACGATCCGCCCGTGGCGGGCGGAGGACCGCGACCGGGCGTTCGACCTGTACGCGCGGTGGGAGGTCGCCCGCTGGCTGGGTGCGGCGCCGCGGGTGCTGGAGTCGCCGCAGGAGGCCGCGGCGATGATCGAGCGGTTTCGGGGCCGGTCGGCGGACCCGCGGTACGGCGTGTGGGCGGTGGAGCGGCGGGACACCGGGGTGGTCGCCGGGTCGGTGCTGCTCGTCCCGATGCCGGACGGCGACGGCGAGGTGGAGGTCGGCTGGCACTTCCACCCGGACTCCTGGGGCCACGGCTTCGCCACCGAGGCCGCGCGGGCCGTGGTGGCGAAGGGGTTCGCGGACGGTCTGGCGGAGATCCTGGCGGTCGTCCGGCCCGGCAACGAGCCGTCGATGGCGGTCTGCCGCCGGCTGGGGATGGCCCCGCTGGGCCGCACGGACCGCTGGTACGGGACGGAGCTGGAGGCCTTCCGGCTCGGCCGGCCGCAGGAGTGA